A genomic region of Carettochelys insculpta isolate YL-2023 chromosome 7, ASM3395843v1, whole genome shotgun sequence contains the following coding sequences:
- the NPS gene encoding LOW QUALITY PROTEIN: neuropeptide S (The sequence of the model RefSeq protein was modified relative to this genomic sequence to represent the inferred CDS: substituted 1 base at 1 genomic stop codon) translates to MAISMILLQRVICLGDLEEVVAGFAVLGFPHYIRATDGTHILTHALDHSTAKYISHKGYPSVVLQALVDHSEQFTDIYASLYWYIGVCTHTRTHTHIYIYVKITFKNXTNLFFSWSLFRLNIILIIWITTMHMWRCYPTVPSTLSRKSDYCLILLNSCLDKLDRSEELTFLKPFLEKSFIKRSFRNGVGSGIKKTSFQRAKS, encoded by the exons ATGGCCATCAGTATGATCCTGCTGCAGAGAGTCATCTGTCTGGGAGACCTTGAGGAAGTTGTGGCTGGATTTGCAGTCCTGGGGTTCCCGCACTACATCAGGGCCACTGACGGGACACACATCCTGACCCATGCCTTAGATCATAGCACAGCCAAGTACATCAGCCACAAAGGATACCCCtccgtggtgctgcaggccctggttgatcaCAGTgaacagttcacagacatttatgccAG TCTGTATTGGTATAttggtgtgtgtacacacacacgcacacacacacacatatatatatatgttaagaTTACCTTTAAAAATTGAactaatttgtttttttcttggaGTCTGTTTAGGTTAAACATCATTTTAATTATTTGGATCACAACAATGCACATGTGGAGGTGTTATCCTACTGTCCCTTCCACG CTGTCCAGGAAATCTGATTACTGTCTCATCCTGTTGAATAGCTGCTTAGACAAGCTGGACAGGAGTGAAGAATTGACTTTTCTAAAGCCTTTCCTGGAGAAGTCTTTCATTAAAAGGTCCTTTCGCAATGGAGTTGGATCAGGAATTAAAAAAACTTCCTTTCAAAGAGCAAAGTCATAA